In one window of Gouania willdenowi chromosome 8, fGouWil2.1, whole genome shotgun sequence DNA:
- the strada gene encoding STE20-related kinase adapter protein alpha isoform X1, with protein sequence MSFLRWVSEKLSVESLRDLELFGEQARGQSNRNAHEDSQESLTSLPRRDTMGSFHPDSSSYELLAVIGRGLDDLMTVNVALYRPTGQHVAIRRIDLESCTNDMVTYLQGELHVSKLFHHPSILPYKSVFIAENELWVITPFMAYGSARDLICTHFPDGMGESTIAYILLGMLKALEYIHHMGYVHRSVKASHVLISADGQVCMSGLRSIFSLIRHGQRAKVVHDFPQYSVKVLPWLSPEVLQQNLQGYDSRSDIYSLGITACELANGHVPFKDMPPTQMLLEKLNGTVPCLLDTTTIPPEELSMKPSRSGADSGICEGPGAGGTRHSNGEPSSSSGGHPYNRTFSPQFHGFVELCLQRDPEKRPSASSLVGHPFFKQIKRRPSEALPELLRPVSPITSCESSQPQDSPSALASLESGLSQLDVDDWDF encoded by the exons CGTTGGGTGTCTGAGAAACTGAGTGTGGAGAGCCTGCGGGATTTGGAGTTATTTGGAG AGCAAGCTCGGGGACAGTCTAACAGGAAC GCCCATGAGGACAGTCAGGAGAGTCTGACCTCCCTCCCCCGTCGAGACACCATGGGAAGCTTTCACCCCGACAGCAGCTCATATGAGCTCCTCGCTGTTATCG GTCGAGGCTTGGATGACTTGATGACCGTGAACGTGGCTCTCTACAGACCCACCGGGCAGCATGTCGCCATCCGCCGGATTGATTTAGAGTCCTGCACTAACGACATGGTCACCTACCTGCAG GGGGAACTTCATGTGTCAAAGCTGTTCCACCACCCCAGTATTCTACCTTACAAGAGTGTTTTCATTGCTGAAAATGAGCTGTGGGTCATCACCCCCTTCATGGCTTATG GATCAGCCAGAGATCTAATCTGCACACATTTCCCTGATGGTATGGGCGAGTCAACCATCGCCTACATTTTGCTGGGCATGCTCAAAGCGCTTGAATACATCCATCACATGGGATATGTGCACCG GAGCGTGAAGGCCAGCCACGTTTTGATCTCAGCTGACGGCCAGGTGTGCATGTCCGGTCTGCGCAGCATCTTCAGCCTGATTCGCCACGGACAACGAGCCAAAGTGGTCCATGACTTCCCCCAGTACAGCGTCAAAGTCCTGCCCTGGCTCAGCCCTGAAGTGCTGCAACAG aATCTGCAGGGTTACGACTCCCGATCAGACATCTACAGCCTGGGTATCACCGCCTGTGAATTAGCCAATGGACACGTCCCTTTCAAAGACATGCCACCTACCCAG ATGCTGCTGGAGAAGCTGAATGGCACCGTGCCCTGCCTGCTGGACACCACCACCATCCCTCCAGAGGAGCTGTCCATGAAGCCCTCCCGCTCCGGGGCCGACTCCGGCATCTGTGAGGGTCCGGGAGCAGGAGGAACCCGACACTCCAACGGAGAGCCGTCATCGTCGTCAGGAGGACATCCCTATAACCGCACGTTCTCTCCACAGTTTCACGGCTTTGTTGAGCTGTGCCTACAGAGAGACCCAGAGAAGAG ACCATCGGCTTCCTCTCTAGTTGGTCACCCCTTCTTCAAGCAG ATCAAACGCAGACCATCTGAGGCATTACCTGAGCTGCTACGGCCCGTCTCGCCCATCACCAGCTGTGAGAGCTCCCAGCCACAAGACTCGCCATCGGCTCTGGCCAGTCTGGAGTCTGGTCTGAGCCAGCTGGATGTAGATGATTGGGACTTCTGA
- the strada gene encoding STE20-related kinase adapter protein alpha isoform X2, which produces MSFLAHEDSQESLTSLPRRDTMGSFHPDSSSYELLAVIGRGLDDLMTVNVALYRPTGQHVAIRRIDLESCTNDMVTYLQGELHVSKLFHHPSILPYKSVFIAENELWVITPFMAYGSARDLICTHFPDGMGESTIAYILLGMLKALEYIHHMGYVHRSVKASHVLISADGQVCMSGLRSIFSLIRHGQRAKVVHDFPQYSVKVLPWLSPEVLQQNLQGYDSRSDIYSLGITACELANGHVPFKDMPPTQMLLEKLNGTVPCLLDTTTIPPEELSMKPSRSGADSGICEGPGAGGTRHSNGEPSSSSGGHPYNRTFSPQFHGFVELCLQRDPEKRPSASSLVGHPFFKQIKRRPSEALPELLRPVSPITSCESSQPQDSPSALASLESGLSQLDVDDWDF; this is translated from the exons GCCCATGAGGACAGTCAGGAGAGTCTGACCTCCCTCCCCCGTCGAGACACCATGGGAAGCTTTCACCCCGACAGCAGCTCATATGAGCTCCTCGCTGTTATCG GTCGAGGCTTGGATGACTTGATGACCGTGAACGTGGCTCTCTACAGACCCACCGGGCAGCATGTCGCCATCCGCCGGATTGATTTAGAGTCCTGCACTAACGACATGGTCACCTACCTGCAG GGGGAACTTCATGTGTCAAAGCTGTTCCACCACCCCAGTATTCTACCTTACAAGAGTGTTTTCATTGCTGAAAATGAGCTGTGGGTCATCACCCCCTTCATGGCTTATG GATCAGCCAGAGATCTAATCTGCACACATTTCCCTGATGGTATGGGCGAGTCAACCATCGCCTACATTTTGCTGGGCATGCTCAAAGCGCTTGAATACATCCATCACATGGGATATGTGCACCG GAGCGTGAAGGCCAGCCACGTTTTGATCTCAGCTGACGGCCAGGTGTGCATGTCCGGTCTGCGCAGCATCTTCAGCCTGATTCGCCACGGACAACGAGCCAAAGTGGTCCATGACTTCCCCCAGTACAGCGTCAAAGTCCTGCCCTGGCTCAGCCCTGAAGTGCTGCAACAG aATCTGCAGGGTTACGACTCCCGATCAGACATCTACAGCCTGGGTATCACCGCCTGTGAATTAGCCAATGGACACGTCCCTTTCAAAGACATGCCACCTACCCAG ATGCTGCTGGAGAAGCTGAATGGCACCGTGCCCTGCCTGCTGGACACCACCACCATCCCTCCAGAGGAGCTGTCCATGAAGCCCTCCCGCTCCGGGGCCGACTCCGGCATCTGTGAGGGTCCGGGAGCAGGAGGAACCCGACACTCCAACGGAGAGCCGTCATCGTCGTCAGGAGGACATCCCTATAACCGCACGTTCTCTCCACAGTTTCACGGCTTTGTTGAGCTGTGCCTACAGAGAGACCCAGAGAAGAG ACCATCGGCTTCCTCTCTAGTTGGTCACCCCTTCTTCAAGCAG ATCAAACGCAGACCATCTGAGGCATTACCTGAGCTGCTACGGCCCGTCTCGCCCATCACCAGCTGTGAGAGCTCCCAGCCACAAGACTCGCCATCGGCTCTGGCCAGTCTGGAGTCTGGTCTGAGCCAGCTGGATGTAGATGATTGGGACTTCTGA
- the strada gene encoding STE20-related kinase adapter protein alpha isoform X3: protein MGSFHPDSSSYELLAVIGRGLDDLMTVNVALYRPTGQHVAIRRIDLESCTNDMVTYLQGELHVSKLFHHPSILPYKSVFIAENELWVITPFMAYGSARDLICTHFPDGMGESTIAYILLGMLKALEYIHHMGYVHRSVKASHVLISADGQVCMSGLRSIFSLIRHGQRAKVVHDFPQYSVKVLPWLSPEVLQQNLQGYDSRSDIYSLGITACELANGHVPFKDMPPTQMLLEKLNGTVPCLLDTTTIPPEELSMKPSRSGADSGICEGPGAGGTRHSNGEPSSSSGGHPYNRTFSPQFHGFVELCLQRDPEKRPSASSLVGHPFFKQIKRRPSEALPELLRPVSPITSCESSQPQDSPSALASLESGLSQLDVDDWDF from the exons ATGGGAAGCTTTCACCCCGACAGCAGCTCATATGAGCTCCTCGCTGTTATCG GTCGAGGCTTGGATGACTTGATGACCGTGAACGTGGCTCTCTACAGACCCACCGGGCAGCATGTCGCCATCCGCCGGATTGATTTAGAGTCCTGCACTAACGACATGGTCACCTACCTGCAG GGGGAACTTCATGTGTCAAAGCTGTTCCACCACCCCAGTATTCTACCTTACAAGAGTGTTTTCATTGCTGAAAATGAGCTGTGGGTCATCACCCCCTTCATGGCTTATG GATCAGCCAGAGATCTAATCTGCACACATTTCCCTGATGGTATGGGCGAGTCAACCATCGCCTACATTTTGCTGGGCATGCTCAAAGCGCTTGAATACATCCATCACATGGGATATGTGCACCG GAGCGTGAAGGCCAGCCACGTTTTGATCTCAGCTGACGGCCAGGTGTGCATGTCCGGTCTGCGCAGCATCTTCAGCCTGATTCGCCACGGACAACGAGCCAAAGTGGTCCATGACTTCCCCCAGTACAGCGTCAAAGTCCTGCCCTGGCTCAGCCCTGAAGTGCTGCAACAG aATCTGCAGGGTTACGACTCCCGATCAGACATCTACAGCCTGGGTATCACCGCCTGTGAATTAGCCAATGGACACGTCCCTTTCAAAGACATGCCACCTACCCAG ATGCTGCTGGAGAAGCTGAATGGCACCGTGCCCTGCCTGCTGGACACCACCACCATCCCTCCAGAGGAGCTGTCCATGAAGCCCTCCCGCTCCGGGGCCGACTCCGGCATCTGTGAGGGTCCGGGAGCAGGAGGAACCCGACACTCCAACGGAGAGCCGTCATCGTCGTCAGGAGGACATCCCTATAACCGCACGTTCTCTCCACAGTTTCACGGCTTTGTTGAGCTGTGCCTACAGAGAGACCCAGAGAAGAG ACCATCGGCTTCCTCTCTAGTTGGTCACCCCTTCTTCAAGCAG ATCAAACGCAGACCATCTGAGGCATTACCTGAGCTGCTACGGCCCGTCTCGCCCATCACCAGCTGTGAGAGCTCCCAGCCACAAGACTCGCCATCGGCTCTGGCCAGTCTGGAGTCTGGTCTGAGCCAGCTGGATGTAGATGATTGGGACTTCTGA
- the rnf113a gene encoding E3 ubiquitin-protein ligase RNF113A: MADSEQPKTETCTFLFKKATKKCSVRKRKASDSEQDDNSDEDQSSVVRREKKNIRVNPMVQKSRKAERDAVSSSESEEEKDEKKVTVAYKSTRSAKPEGPEDMGATATYQLDTERDKDAQAIFERSQKIQEELTGKEDDKIYRGNNNYKKFIKPKDTTMGNASSGMVRKGPIRAPEHLRATVRWDYQPDICKDYKETGFCGFGDSCKFLHDRSDYKHGWQIERELEEGRYGANDEENYEVSSDEEDLPFKCFICRESFKSPIITKCRHYFCEACALQHYRKSQRCYVCNTQTNGVFNPAKELIAKMEKQNAATDEPPSDEDD; the protein is encoded by the exons ATGGCGGACTCTGAACAACCTAAGACAGAGACGTGTACGTTTCTGTTCAAAAAAGCGACTAAGAAATGCTCTGTAAGGAAGAGGAAAGCTAGTGATAGTGAACAAG ATGATAACAGTGATGAGGACCAGAgctctgtggtcagaagagagaagaagaacattCGAGTCAACCCCATGGTCCAAAAG tCACGGAAAGCTGAGCGTGATGCTGTGAGCTCCAGTGAAAGTGAAGAGGAAAAAGACGAGAAGAAAGTGACCGTTGCCTACAAGTCCACACGCTCAGcg AAACCTGAGGGACCTGAGGACATGGGAGCCACGGCCACGTACCAGCTGGATACGGAGAGAGACAAGGACGCACAGGCCATCTTTGAGAGGAGTCAGAAAATCCAGGAG gAGCTGACGGGAAAGGAAGACGATAAAATCTACCGTGGCAACAACAATTATAAAAAATTCATCAAACCTAAAGACACCACGATGGGCAACGCTTCGTCCGGCATGGTCAG GAAAGGGCCAATCCGGGCTCCTGAACACCTGAGAGCCACAGTCAGATGGGACTACCAGCCCGACATCTGCAAAGACTATAAGGAGACGGGTTTCTGTGGGTTTGGAG ACAGCTGCAAGTTCCTTCACGACAGATCGGACTACAAACATGGTTGGCAGATAGAGAGGGAGCTGGAGGAGGGACGATACGGAGCCAATG ATGAAGAGAACTACGAGGTCAGCAGTGATGAGGAGGATTTACCGTTCAAGTGTTTCATCTGTAGAGAATCCTTCAAGAGTCCCATCATCACCAA GTGCAGACATTACTTCTGTGAAGCCTGCGCCCTGCAGCATTACCGCAAGTCCCAGCGCTGCTACGTCTGCAACACACAGACCAACGGGGTCTTCAACCCAGCAAAGG AGTTGATAGCCAAGATGGAAAAACAAAACGCTGCAACAGACGAGCCACCGTCAGACGAGGACGATTAG